GATCTTCAGGAGATAGTTCGAGTCCGGATTGCCGCCGCCGCGTTCGGCCGCGAGGATGATGTTGCGTCCCGCCTTAGTGAAGATGGCGGCACGTTTGGCATCATTCACGCCTTTGGCACGGTGAGTAGTGGCCCAGTGGGAATGTCCGGACATAGCGAACGAGCGGATAGGGTTTAGGGAGTAGCTTCTTAGCTTAAGTACGAAATGGAAAATTGGCAAGCACTGAAGGTGTAGATGAGCAGTTTGCCACAATCTGCCACCAAAAACCTTTTAAGTCCTCTTGGCTTGGGAGGCGCGGACGACGCGGTCGATTTCTTCGTCGCGCTCGGTGCGCAGACGCTCCATGATGATGTCTTTCACATGGTACGGGTCCGGCACCCGGCGGAAGAGAAAAAATTCTTCCTCTGAAGCGGTCTGGACTTTCACATCACCGAAGTTCAGGATAGTCGGGAGCATGCCGCTCACTTCTGACGTTACATCCTGGATGCGCGAGAACTTCAATTCACTCACGGAGCGGACGAAGAGCCCCTTTTGTTCGATATTGATGACGCGTTCATTGGTGATGATCCAGACATCGAAGAAGTAGTCGATCCAGATGAGGAAAGCATAGAGCCAGATGAGGAGGATAAGTGAATTCTGGATGAAGAGGGTGAAGCGAGATATCCCGCTCCCGAGCCAGTTCGGGTACAGGAGTGGCAGGAGCGAGAGTGAACCGAACAAGACAGCGATGAAAACAATGACAACTATGAAATGAGTCGCGATATCGAACCAGTGGCGATGGACGACACGGATGATCGTCTCACTCTCGCGCTGGCCCTGGAAGTGATAGCGGCTGAAGTCTTGATGTGGCATATCTAGAAATTCATAGGGATGAGCAGGGTATCGAGCGGCAGGCTGAAGAAGAGTAGGACATTCGCGAGGAGGAGCACCGCGGTGACGATGACAAAGAGGAGAGTCATCCCAGTTGCCAGTCGGCGATTGAGCGCGTACCGCGAGAGGTGGAACACGATGAAGAGACTCGCGATGATGATACCGAAGAAGAAGATGAGATAGGTGACACCGAAAAAAAGTTGCATAGATAATTGTGTTTCTTTCAGTATATCATCTGATGAAATATTTTTTCGAACAGGAGGACATTACGCGTCTCAGCAGGGTGTCGATCAGCGGTCGATGTTGGTAGTTGGCAGAGCCCGTTCTTTCCGGGAGAGAGAAGACAATTGCGGCGGAGGACACGGTTACCAGGCGTCTTCGGCGGTGAAGACGGAAAATGTTTGACATTGACATTCGTTGAGAAATGCTGTACACTGGTTATTCGTGAGTAATTTCAAAAAAGGCTTATATACAGGGTTGAATGGTGCTCAGACCGACCTCTTTCCGAAATTTTTCACTCGAGAGATTTCTGAAAGGGAATGGGTCCCTTGGCGTTCTTTGGTTGTCGTTTGACGGCACCCGCACCTCGGGGTTCTGGGGGGGAGAAGAAAATGAAGAAGGTAATTGTTGGCATCTGCACTCTGCTGTTTGCTGCGCCGGTATTTGCTGGCCCTTCCGTGTTCGTATACGGTGGGGTGAAGAATCTGTACGCCCTAGGTAACGGGGTTGTCTCGGCCAAAGACCCGGTTGCACAGGGTGGAGTCACGCTCTCATTCGAAAACGGGGCCTACTTTGATCTCTGGCTGTCACGGCGTCTCTCTGGAGCTGCGGGGAATGTCTATGGCAATGAGAGTGACTTCACGCTCGGATGGAAGGGTGCGGTCGGGAGTGTCTCTGCTGACGTCGGCATCGCATTCTTCGATCTCTACCGGACGGCACGGTTCGACCGGAACGATGTCTCCCAGTTCTTCGGAGAGATCTCGCCGCAGACACCGTGGGCAATCGGGAAGACAACGCTATCTCCGTACGCCCGGGTAGAGGTCATCAGCTCAACCGGCATGGGGTTCAGGAATGAACCGGTCTATTTCGCGGGAATCCGGCACACATGGCCGATTAACGAACGGTTCTCTGTTCTACAGCGGCTGCAAGTGTCGGAACAACCAGATTTGCCAGGTGTCGCGGGTGGCACAGTCGTCTCGTACAAGATTCAGCTTCCGTATAAGACCAACATGTACAGCATCACCGTGACACCGTCCTATGAGCGGATTCATCCGTTCATCGACGGGCGACCGAAGAGCAACGTTTTTGGTCTGCAGCTGTCGCGGGCATTCTAGCGGTTCAGAGAAACCGACAAGAGAATCACTTAGGTCCGTACGACATCGTATGGACCTCAATTTTTTTACAGCAGTTTCTCCTCGATACCGAAGGGTGGTTCGAGGCCGAGGTGGCGATAGCCTTCGGGGGTGACGATGCGGCCACGTGGGGTGCGAGCGAGAAAACCGATCTGGATGAGATAGGGTTCGATGACGTCCTCGATCGTGTGCATTTCTTCGCTCGTGATAGCCGAGATGGCCTGCAGCCCAGCTGGTCCGCCCTTGAATTTGTCGATGATGGCCTGGAGCACGGTCCGGTCGGCGGGTTCGAGTCCGAGTCGGTCGATCTCGAAGAGCGCCAAGGCTTCGTTCGCGACCGTCTGGGTGATGGTGCCGTCATGATGCACCTCGGCGTAGTCACGGACGCGCTTCAGGATGCGATTGGCGACGCGTGGGGTGCGACGACTCGCTCCGGCGATCCCCCTCGCCCCGAGCTCATCGAGGGGGACACTGAGGATGCCGGCCGAGCGATGCACGATCTGTTCGATCTCGTCAGCGGTGTAGAATTCGAGCCGATGGATGGAGCCGAAGCGGTTGCGGAGCGGATTGGTGAGTGCCCCGAGCCGGGTGGTCGCGCCGATGAGCGTGAAACGCGGGAGGTCGAGCTGGATCGTGCGGGCCGCTGGACCTTTGCCGATGATGATGTCGAGTTTGTAGTCCTCCATCGCGGGATAGAGCACCTCCTCGATCGATTTGTTCAGCCGGTGGATCTCGTCGATGAAGAGCACATCGCCGGGTTCGAGATTGGTGAGGATACTGCCGAGATCGCCGACACGTTCGATCGCTGGGCCCGAGGTGACTTTGATACCGGCACCCATCTCCCGGGCGATGATATGGGCGAGCGTGGTCTTGCCCAAACCAGCCGGGCCATAGAGGAGCACGTGGTCAATCGCCTCGTCGCGCTTTTTGGCTGCCTGGATAAAGATTTCGAGGTTCTTTTTCGTTTTTTCCTGGCCGATGTACTCGCTGAAGCCACGGGGACGGAGTGTGTTCTCGATGACGACATCTTCCTCGGTGTGTTCGGTCGTATTGAGCATAGAGTGTCAGCTATTTTTGAGAGGGGCTCTGGGAAAAACTATGAAGCATCATGCTGGATACTGACAATGGTATCACCATTCGATGGGGATACAAAAAGAACATCCGGCGTGAGCGTCCATCTCTGGCGGAGTTTGGAAATGGCTGGATAATGCCTGTTTCAAGCCACGAAAACCATACGTTGTCAGGGGGTTGACAGCTTTCCTTCGACATGCTATCCTGCTCCTTCAAACAAAAAGCAGAAATCTAGATCGGCCTGCGCCGTTTTTTGTTGCTCTCGGGTACCTTGGAAAAATTCCTCACATGTAGACAACTGGAGAGTACTATCTTTTCTCTTCAGCTTAGGAGGGGTCTCGCTTCGGCGATAGTCAAGATCGGGTAGGGTGGTTTCGGCTGCGCTACACCTCGACACTCGTCCATTCCCCGGGCTCCCATGCCTAGGGCCTTGTCTACAGGTGAGGGATTTTTTGTAGCTTGAAAACTTTTTCAACCGCGCAACCGCGCAGAAAGTGAGGACGAGATGAACGGACCGGTTTATGCGAGTTACCTGGATTCAAGTGGACGCATCATGTTCAAGGTGCAACCGAGCAACACACCCGATGGAATCAAGGATTCGGTGAGAAAGTCAGAGCTTCTGCCCGGTGCCTCGGACGCACATATCATCACCGGGTTCCTGCATGACCACTTGACGCGCTACTATGAACAACCAGCTTTGACGCATCTGTTCGAGCGTGATGAGGCTCTCCACACCGAAATAGGACGAGCACTTGTCGAGGCATTGCTCACACTTGGTGCGGCCATCGGTTGTGATATGAAGAAGTGATGCTCTCTACTTCAAGAAAAAGTCCGAGTGATCGTGTATTGCTCGGGCTTTGAAACTCTTAGCTGAAAGGAGACTGAGTCATGACCGGCGAGGCAAGTAGCATCGCATATGTCGTTTGTGTTAAGCGAGGGGCAGAGCATGCCCCATTCGTTCGGCTGAACGAAACGACGTCGACAGCAGCGGAGCTGAAAGCGCTGTTGGAAAGTTCGCCTCCGGGGATGATGGGGGATTTGGTAGCGGTCACTTTCGGGGACATGGGAAAGTGGCTCAGTGTCCAAGCGCTCGCGACTCTCCGGCTTCTCTACAATCTCGAGCGGGAGCTCAAGTTAGATGACCGGGTATCAAG
This is a stretch of genomic DNA from Candidatus Moraniibacteriota bacterium. It encodes these proteins:
- a CDS encoding PH domain-containing protein → MPHQDFSRYHFQGQRESETIIRVVHRHWFDIATHFIVVIVFIAVLFGSLSLLPLLYPNWLGSGISRFTLFIQNSLILLIWLYAFLIWIDYFFDVWIITNERVINIEQKGLFVRSVSELKFSRIQDVTSEVSGMLPTILNFGDVKVQTASEEEFFLFRRVPDPYHVKDIIMERLRTERDEEIDRVVRASQAKRT
- the ruvB gene encoding Holliday junction branch migration DNA helicase RuvB, giving the protein MLNTTEHTEEDVVIENTLRPRGFSEYIGQEKTKKNLEIFIQAAKKRDEAIDHVLLYGPAGLGKTTLAHIIAREMGAGIKVTSGPAIERVGDLGSILTNLEPGDVLFIDEIHRLNKSIEEVLYPAMEDYKLDIIIGKGPAARTIQLDLPRFTLIGATTRLGALTNPLRNRFGSIHRLEFYTADEIEQIVHRSAGILSVPLDELGARGIAGASRRTPRVANRILKRVRDYAEVHHDGTITQTVANEALALFEIDRLGLEPADRTVLQAIIDKFKGGPAGLQAISAITSEEMHTIEDVIEPYLIQIGFLARTPRGRIVTPEGYRHLGLEPPFGIEEKLL